AAAACTATTCCCTCTTCCAACTTCCAGCTCCACACAAGTATCCATGAATTTTATCAGGGATAAGAATTCAGAATTCCAAAGGTGGGGAGTTCCACAGCATCGCTTTCCTCATTTCCTGTACACTCTCTGCTTGGATAAAGCCCttaaatccttcttttttttaatttttgtgctgAACCCACCTCAGAGTTGCAGCCTATTCCAAATATTTTGGACAGTTCAAGTGTTTGGGAAAGCTGGAATCTCACCAGGATTGTGCATAAATTTAATCATCCAAGCAAAATAAATCCCTGGGAATTATGAAGGGTACCTTGGGATATAAACATATGTTATTCCCTGAAGTCTGACTCcctaaaatacattaaaaatatcagaGACAATAAAGattttcctcatgttcaggtggaatttcctgttccacttcctgcttttcctcataATCCAGGAGCTCCATCATATTCCTAGACTCATCATATTCCTAGACTCATTCCAGGCCTGTCTTCTCCCCAGGAGACCAGAGCTGGACCCAGTTTTCCAGCTGAGGCCTCAcctgggcagaggagaagggcaggatcacctccctggATCAGGGAACAACTCAGGATCCAGGGAATCTCCAGCCATGGAGCCAACTGGAAACTGCTAAAATCTGGGACGGCCATGCAAAGCTGGATGAAAGGGATGTGCAAACAAATGTTTCCAGTGGCAGAGCTTTATCCCGTTTTTCCGGAGGCCTCGACCATTCCAAGTACTCATTCCTGCGTTTTATGACACAATCCCAGCCTGAAATTCCCAGCAAAAAGGCCAAAACTCCCATTGTCCCATCTTTTCAGAGCCAATTCTTCCCTTGCCACATCTAAAGACCCCTGACAATAACTctggaggaaggaaaggcaaaaatcttgCAATAAAAACgttcttcctgcttttctccGGATCACACAGTGTAAATTCGGGTTTTGGGAATGTAAGGAATAAGTTTAAGTTTAGGAATGTTCTACAGTCAAGCCTGGTTATCCAAGTTTAATGATGATCCTTGAGGGATGCAAGCTACAAAAGCCAAGTAttccaattatttttcagtggaaGATCCAACCCCCTCTCCCAGGAacgaaaaaaaaatccagcagagGAATTTTTTACATCCAGCACTAATCCCCAAAAACATCTGCAAACAATTTATATCCCAAAATTCCTGTCCTGGCTTTGGGCTGGTGCTTTGCCAGTTCCCTGTTACAGCACCTGGATGATCCAAACTTCTGGGATTCTCTCCCAAAAAAAGCTCTTTAACAGGAGtcagggaagaaattcctcatCTTTGGCAAACCATTCTGGAAGATGAGGATGAGCAGCACTTCCAGGTGATTTGGGTTTAGATTCCCTGCCCCTTGCCCAATTCCAAAAGTTCTTCCCAAAGGAATTTTTGTGCAGAGTTCTTTGATCCTGTTTGGGATGGGGGCCTCCTTTAtccatgttttttttccttataaagTGAGTCAGGAAAATTTTCCTTAAGCTGTTGGCTGAAATACCGATTCCTTATATTTATCCCAAATGTCTGGTTCCTTTCTCCTGGTGTAAGGAGGAATATGGAATATTCCccttgggaaagggggaattcTTTGTTGTTCCCTGATACTGGGCTGATCAAGACAGAAACTGAGGGTGTTAAACATTCCAAGAGGGAATTATGAGACCAAATAACAGATGGATTCCTTTGGGAGTCCTACTGCAGAGGTAGGGAGATCAAGACACCTGGGCTGTATTCCatggattttcctttcccataAAACAACTCCacttattaatattttaacttccttttacaaaaagaaaggtttttaaCGCTCTTGTCTGCACTCAGCACAAAAACACCTCCACAAAGGATATTCCTGAGCTCCTCCAGGATGCTCCAGCCTTGGAGCTTGTAACCAAGCTGAATTCCCTGGATACAGCAgatggaaaacactttttttttttttttttttggcacatACCCTAAACTGGAAGCAAAACAGGGAAGAGAAGGTGGCAGCCCAGTGTATCCCAAAAAAGAGCCACACACTCCAGTGCTTGGGAGTTGGAACCTGTTAGTTAAGACCCATGGGAACATCCcaccaggagaaagaaaaaaaaaaaaaaaaaaaaaggaaggaaggaaaagcccaATTCAAGGAATTCTTTTCACCCAAATCCAGTTTTGGCAGCGCTGCCAGCAAGCAGCGCACCGGGACAGGATGGAGCTGGTGGGACACGGCGCTGCACACCTTGGTCTTCTCCTCTAACTTCCAACCAAGAAGCCAAACAATCTATGGGATTAgaattccacaaaaaaaaaaaaaatatggatgCAGGCAGCCAGCTAGTGAGAGCTTGGGTACTCACTCCGGCCAGCGATTTCTGGATATTCTCCCTGGCTCTGGCAATGTCGCGGAGGATCGTGCTGGCTCCGTTCTCCTGCAAACAGCGCAGAAAGAACCaagagtttctttttaaaaaaaaaatattaaaacatgggggaaaaaaaatcagtagggaagttcaaaaaaaaaaaaaccccaacaaaaggAGGGAAGAGCGGGGGGAATTGggaattttcctttccatgatTCAGCGATTTTTGCTGCAAGGACTGGGGCTAAATCGGGTGGCACCGACTGCAATCCCTGGTCATGTGTCCTGAAAGATCATCCAGTCAAAGAGCTTTTAAATTCCCTGTGATTACCCTGAAAGGTTTGGGAAGCTGCCAGAGGGTTGGAGTGACTCCAGAACTCCTTAAAAATCCAGCTTCAGGCAGGATTTTTCCATAATATTACCTGAGTTCAGGCAGGAAGTAACAACCCTGACTCCAGCACTCTATCCAGAGAGGTGCAATCCAGAACACCAGGAATTTTTTCcgtctgctcctgctgccatgcCTTAGCCTGGATTTCAAGATTCCCTCCCTGGGAATTCCATGATCCATTCACTCCTTGCCTCTCCCAGACTGCAACCCCCACCAGCAAAATCCGAGACATGAAACCTCCCACAAGCCCCAAATCCTGAggtaaatagaaaataaaggaGAACACTCTGGACACATCCAGGTGGGTCCCacttcctgctgcttccaagAAGGTTTTAAGGAGTGTGGGGATATTTTTCCATAGGAAAAGTGGCTGATAAATTGCTGCAGGATCTCCAGAGATCCTTCAAACCACCTTTCCCAAGCTGAACTCCTTCACTGGAAGCTCCTGATGTGCCTTGAAATAGTTGAACTGTTCCAAGAGGTTTTCACTCCAAAATCTGCTTCCAGCACTCATCCAGAGCTTCCCAatcttttttattcccttctccCAGGTGCTGTGCAAACACCTAAGCCAGGATGGGCAGCAGGAATAGCCACAATGTTCTAAAAGTTATTATTTAAGCAAGTAATTCCTTGTAAACTCTCAGAAAGAGGCACTGAACACTCATCATTCCAAAGGCACGAGCAGTTAGGAGCAGGAAGAGGTTAGGAAAGCTCTGAACCTTGGAACAGGAATAATTTGGGGATAATATCGAAGCTAGAAGTACTTCAGCTCAGCAGGATCACGCTTCCCCCTCCACCTTCCCCATCCCAACTCACCGGTACCATGACAGAGTCTTCCACTGGAACACCTGGAATATTTCCAGGGGTACAAAGAGAGggataaaaaaaatccccccaaagaAACCATCTCTGGAGCTGTGGTGCCTCTCTTCAAACTTCAGGTTATGTGTATTCCCTTGGAATATCCCAAAGGAAAGCTTTGCTGCTCCAAAATGGAAGCAAAGCAGAGTTTTCCCTGGATGAAGGGGGACAGGACAACTCTTTGCCAATAAaattggggatttggggatttccAGCTCAAACTGTGCCCCCACAGAtcccagcagcctggaaaaATTAAGGATAACTGCTGGAAGCTAGGACAGGTTCACCTGTTAGAAAGGCACCTGATCTCCCAGTTCCTTGGGATCAAATCCTTCAGGTTCTACGGAAAATGGtgggaagaaaaaccccaaaccagacAAAAAGGGTCATGAACAGCTTAGAGAGCTCCAGGAAGACTTGGAATAAAACAGCACCGAGAGTGGAAATCCCACAAAATTCCAGGTGGATCATGTCCTTTGACTTActctggaattcctgggaatgggaattacCTGCTGGCGGGAGGAGCCACCCATGGGGCCGTTCATCTGCTCGTAGAACCTTCGCTCGGCGTCGTCGTATTTGTACTTCTCAAACCAGATCTTGTCGTGCAAGAAGTAATCCACAGccattttcctgggaaaaggggggggaaatATCCACAAAACGTGAATTCCTGCAAGGATTGAAGGTTAACAGCTCGTCAGGAgtggtttctgtgcctgcagctcagcttgGCTGTGGATGTAAGTATCCAGGATCCTCTTAAAAAGCCAGGACAGATTAATCACCCACCTGCCTGACCCGGATGTGGAGTGGGGATGGGACGAATCAGCTGATCCAGACCTtattccacaaaaaaaaccccaaaaaaccaggaTTTTCTAGTTCATGCTAAGGAAAATGTCTTGTGTAGGAGAATAAAAAGGGAAtagaaatcatggaatggtttgggtaggaaAAGACcataaagatcatttagttccacccccctgccgtgggacatcttccactatcccaggttgctccaagcctcatccagcttttccctggatacttccagggatagggcatccTCAAGTTTTCTGGGAAATCTGTGATGAAAATCAGCAAGGCAACACTTGGATGTGACGGACCTGGCACTACACggaaaaacagcacaaaacaccccaaatcctgctgggaaatgGAGGATTTTTATGGAGCAGCTTCCAAAGGTGGATTAAATTCTTAATTTGAAGGGAAACAGAGCCCTcgaaaagaagaaaatccctgaattccagcaggggacagggacagagcaagCAGAAGTTTGAGGTGGAGAGCAGGGATAGAGCAGCACAAGGAAACCACAACTGGAGCAGGCTCCACAAACCTTCTCCTtgccatcccaaatcccagagtTTCCCATAAAACACTTCTGTAGAAGCCAAAGCTGATTTTCCCGAAATCAAATCCCTTCTTATCTCACCCACCCACTCAAAAGAGACACAGGACCTGCACCAAAACCACTCTCCACACCCAAATCTCCAGGACCTCCTGGAATTCCAATCAAGATCATTCGCAGAAAATCCCAAATACAGGCAAATTTATCCCACATTTTTACAGAGACACGTGGATTTTCCCAAATACCCAGTTCTGACCAAGTAAAGGGAAATTAATCCCAAACAGGACCAAGCAAAAAGTATTTGACCTCTAAATCCCTTGATACAAAGATCCTAAAAGCTTTCCAACAAATCCCAACAAAACTCATGGATCCGAAGTGTCAGGAAATAAGGACAGATACTCCAAGAGTCTTTTTCTCCCAGGAATATCAGTCTCTACCTTAGCTCTGCACACATCTAAGCCTTTGGAGAGGATCCAAGGGCATTCCAAAGATTAACAGACTGGATATAAATTCcctcaaaaaaccaaactacAGCACATGCTCCCACAAGAGTGATTCCCTAAACTGTATTCCAGTCATTCCCAAACCTTCTTCAAGCTGGATACCGGTTATGAGGCTGATTTTTATATGGAATAAGAGGATGGAAAGGAGGATGGTGCTGTATCCATGCAAAAACGGGGGATACTGAGCtcacttcccagccctgcctctcaACATTTTCACCTCTGGCTCCACACAAACGCAGCCTTTATCCACCGGAATTCCTCAGGAGAATTCCTTGAAAGAttttccccccagctccctgcccacaAGGAGCATCTCCAAGTCCACCCAGTCTTCTCCACATGCAAATTCCTTCCAGCTCAATCCTGACCCGGCCGGTTTTTTGCATGGGTTTTACCCCCAAAGAAACTTCTCCTACTTCATTTCCGGAGCAGGAATGCTCGGAGCAGCTGGATGGGAGGGATTTTCTGCAGCAGATTCCTGGATCCCAgtcttctctgctgctctggccGCTTCCAGGGCGAAATATCGGGATTCGGCCCTGTCGTAGGTCACCTTGTTCAGCCACACCGATTCGCTGTCCTTgtgcaggaaaaagcagcaggtgGCATTTTCCTTGGGAGAACTGGGAAGCTGAGGATTGGTGCTGATTCCCATTTGCTTCCCAAGGTTGTGGGTCTTGGATGCTTCCGGGCAGCCGCGTTGCCACTGTTGGATTTTATCTGAAGGGTGTCCATCCAACATCTTCTCATAAAAATTCTTCTCAGCATCATCATAAAGAGGTTTTTCCAGCCAAACCTCGGATGCCAGAACTTCCCAGTTGGAAATCTGTGGCTTCCCATTGACCGTCTGCTGGTCGGAGCTGGGCAAACTGGGAATGGAGGCCACGGAGGAGTTGGGAATGGCGGGAGCCAAGCCTGGCGTGGCAGGAGTGGGCAAGGCAGTGCCGTAGCCCTCATCCGGAGTTCCCAGCCTGGAATTCGCGCACACGGATGGGATGGCCAGGACactgggaggaaggaaaaactgggatttttccaTAAACGCCCTCTCGGCCTTATCGAAGTCAAGCTTGTTGATCCAAACCCCTTGGACAACGTGGTGACAGGCGGCCAGGCTCCCGTGGGAACACACCGGGAGCATCCTTGGCTTGGGAATATCTTGGCTGGATTTGGACGTGGCCACGGCAGGGGATTCCTGAGCCATTTTTCCAGTCTCAGGAGATTCCCGACTCTGGGAATCCGCTAGTTTTTTCCTGTAGACGTTCTCAGCACGGTCGTACAAGGGCTTGTCAAACCACACGTGCTCCGCCGACATTCCCGCCAGGATCGCGTCCAGCTTGGAATCCTGAGCTTTGGGTTTCGGGGAGCGCTTCCGTTTCCGTTGCTTTTTGCcattcctgggtttttttgggtccCCCTTGAACTCCCCCTCCAAGGAATCCTCGTGGCAGATCCCGTTGACGGCCTCGGGCTCCGGCGCTTCCCGCTCGGCTTCGTTGTGCCGGTGCTTTTCCAGCCAAACTTTGTCCACGGAGCAGGGAGTTTTCCGTGTCCTCATCTTCCCGAAAAAATTGGCAGCATGAAGAGATAAGCACAACAATGTAGTGgcagcaaaagcaaagcaagggcATGCAGGAGATTTTTTTATATCCATTAATATCCCTGGGAAAAGAGCTCCaatattccatttatttttcccttttgggaTAAGTTTGAGGTCCAAGGAATTCAACGCAGCCGAAACCACCTTCCTCCTAAAATACTCCTGCTGTTGTGCCAAGAATTCTCCCCGTTATTCCAAATTTTAAGGcaacaggcaggaaaaaaccaTAGGATTTTGTTCAAATCCTTGGGAATTAGAAGATATTATTCCAAGTTAGTGGATTAGTCATTAATTATTTGTTAGTTATTCCCAATTAGGCAAAATTTTGGGAAAACTGGCTCCAATTTTTGAGATTTTGGAGGTTGTTGTTTACTCCTGGTTGGCTTTTCCTActaaaaagcagctgctgaaaaacTGGGATATAATTTCAGGATAAAATCCAAGTTATTGGCAAATTACGTTTGTCCAGGAGCTGCAAATCTCGTGATTAAttcaataattaattaataaaaaattgatCTGTGGCAGGTTGCCAAATAGAATTCCCAGAGAGATGCAATGTCCTCAAAGGTTTGTAATTCCAAAGGCTCCTGGAAAATTTTGGAAGCCTCAAGTCAAATGCTTGGCTTTGAAttccaatttaattttaaaatttaattttaaaatttattgcttttacttgaaaatgtaatttaaaatttccacataaatgctttttttgcctCCTGACTATTTCAATTGcaatttataaattaataaacTGAACTTTTGCCTCTAAAATCTTAAATTTACAGAGTTTAAAATACCAAATTTTATATTCCAATTACACAAATCATGAGGAATAGCaaaaggagatttttcttttttttttccttgagttgGGAAACCGATTCAGCTAAAAATGCTTAAAACTTGAGTTTTcaattcagaatttaaaaaaaaaatcaaaattgaagcttattttgaatttttatatttaagtttttctcttttattgtaGGGAGATATAAATTCTTGTTAGGAcctttaaatagaaataaatttaattatagTAACTAAATAacataataaatttaaaaagtataataaaagcaaatgattgaaaataatttcaatttgattagaataaagcaaaaatttccactaaatattaattttccaggctggaaaagaatTAAATGACATAAATTCCACGTGTTGGGCATTAATTCCCTTCCACATATTCCCAAAGAGCAGCAGTCCAGGAATACTGCAGCCCAAAATCCATGGGAAAGCAAAATTCCCCACCAACAGTGAGTTAATAGGACAATAAATTGGAATTTTTAGGACTTCTAAGCAGAAAATCCCATTTAGGACACACTCTGCTTGTCCCAAATTTCCCATTTCTTTGAGTGATTCCaaggaaaaatgggattatttTACCAGGAATGTTCTACTACTTCAACAAGAACTTCTTGTAGGTGGAAAAAGTCAGGATTTAGTTGGATTTTgcacccaaaaaacccctaaaataaGGGGTTTATTATACTTTTTTAATTAGAGCTGAATTTGCacaaaaaaagaactaaaatttctgggatttttgtAATTCCGAAGGATTTTGCACCACAAAAATTCCTAAAATTTAAGTTTTTtcaaaactaaatttaaaatttgaatttttaaaattaaatgttaaattttCCCCCCaactattaattttttatttatttatttcagatggTTTTGCTCCAGTTTTTAAGCAGCTCCAAGCCCTGGAATTGCAGCCTCCATGGATGAGGTGAATTATGGAGCAGGAATTCCATAGGAATTCTATAATGAGGAGTTACCAGGGGATTCCCTCCAAACAAAGAACTGTTTTAACAgagctgaaattaatttaaaaaaccctttaaaattaaattatttctaagaAAACTCTGCAGTAATTTGTCTAATAAATATCCCAGCAGTGCTGATATTCCCAGATTTTTCAGCATTCCCAAAAGAACACATAACAATTAGAGGGTACTTACTTTTTTAGCTCCTATgccagcattaaaaaaaacaggataaaattagagaaaaattcCAATTTCTATggatgcagcagctcctcagcctaatgatttaattaataattaatggATTAACTCATTAACATATTTAAGTTTAGAGCTGATGAACTTTCCAGAACTCCATGAAGTTTGTGAACCGACACCACAAAAAacaagtttattttcattttcaataaCAAGGAAAAGAACATTATTGTGATGTTATCCAAAAGGATTTTcccatcccagcagccagagaaTTCCCAACCTGCCATCCCAATCCTGGCACGTATTGATGGAGCTCAGAATCCAAATTTTTGGTTGATTTTACACCAAAATAATTCCCAACATTCCTGCAGCACGTTTTTGCTTCCATGAGAGGCCAAACTTCATGTTTAGTCCTGATAAATCCCAAGTTTTCAAGGAAATAAAGCTTCTAAACAaggaaaaattggggaaaaaaagtgtcatttctcttctgtgtcCATCAGTTTTCCTGGAGGAACCTGGGCAAAAGGGATTTTAATCACACAAACCATCACCTTTCAACGTTTTCCAcccaaaaatgccatttttaccTCCTCAAACACAAAGTTTTAGGATTAAAAACCACACAGTGGTTTTGGGAATGTTCTCTCTCCACTGGGAAATATCAGAGCCCAGAAATTCAGGATGAGTTCAAGATCTATCAGGGAAATCAAAATATTAACACCAGTGTCTATTCATTTTaaaccagctcctctgctggttTCATTCCCTAAAATTGGCTCTTCCCAAATTCCTGCTGGTTTCATTCCCTAAAATTGGCTCTTCCCCCAAGTCAGACCCTCAGCATCACCTTTGCTATGACACAAAGCTCCACATTCCAGGAAAACACAACAATTCCCATCCTTGATCACCTAAAACCACAACTTTCCGCTCCAAGCTGCTGATTCCTAATGAGATAATCCTGGATACGGGAAATCAGCAGTAGGGAAAGACAGGGAATGTGTCACCtggagaaataggaaaaaagagtCGGGAATAAACAGCTCAGGTGAGGAGAAGTCCTACCTGAAGGTCAAGGAGAAATGGGCCACACCTGGAAACGGAGAGGAAAGAATTACAGGCAGACAGCTCAGAAAAGGGAATTTCTCATCCCTAAGGATTGTGACCATCGGGATCCCAATCAATTCCAAATCATCAGTGACCTGAATGCGACAGAACAAATCcatgtgggatttctgggaaCACCAATGTGGCAGCCTCAGCAAGTTTAGTCAGGGATGTAATCCTTCAAAAACCCCATGGAGCACAACAGCAGGCTCTGCCCGTTCCCAAAATAGTCTGGAAATGGATCCCTCCCTCCTGAGCATCGAGACgaaaaaaaaacagggagagGACAAACCCCACCAAGGCAATGGAAGTttgggaacagcagcacaaggaaaagaaggaCAGGTGAGATaagcagagcccagctgcaCCTACAGGAGCTGATTTTCCAGGGTTTTCAGCTCCAGGATAAGTTTGAAAAGGCAGCCAAGGGGGCTGGGATATGGGATGGATCAGTTGCTCTGTGCCAGGACAcggcagcagctccagtttcCCTTTGCAGCAAGTGACTGGacaaaaaatccaaggaatGGGGGGAGGAGCAGATCCTCAAGGCACCTGGGGATGTGTGAGATCCCTATATTCCCCTCCCTACCAGGAGGTGAAGGCTTTAATACGTCAGGAATATTCCCAAAAAACAGAGAATGTGTCCCCACAAGCTGTGGAAAACCCCAAAGGTTTAGGGAGACCCCCAGCATGAATCCACCCACCCCTTACCTGTAACAGAGAGTTCCTAAATCCTGGGAAAGAGACCCCAAAGACATGGAGAATCCTAAAATCCCCCCTGTGCCTGGAAAGGGATCCCCCAGATAATGAAGAGATCTCCCACATCCTTCTTTTTGGGATGTGAGGGGAGGAGAGACCCCACAGGGAATACAGGAGGGCTTCCACACACTCCTTCCCAGAGGCCTAAAACATTGGGAATTGGGGGTGTCACCCCAATATTCCCTGGGCTTTTAAGTGGGGAAGGCAGTCTCAGGAAACAAGGGCATCCCTAAATCTTTTCCTTCAGGAGCCTTAGGAACTCCCATGACTCCCTTCCCAGACCTACTAAAGGAAAAGAGACTTAAGACATTGGGAAGGAGGGGTTGCTCCAGCATTCCTTAAGAGTCTAAGCAAGGAAAAGTTATCCCAAAAACCAAGGGCAGCCTAAATTTTCTCCTTCAGGACTCtagggggaaggaagggatgcCACAGAGGATGGGGGAACTCCCCAAACTCCCTTCCCTAAAGCTTTAACAGGGTAAGACACCCCCACATACAAGGAAAGGCCCCCAGaactccctccttcccaccactgAGGGAAGGAGCCCTATTCCCAATTACAGGACCCCCAAATCTCTCTTTCCACGGGAAAGTGCCCTAAAGATAATAAAGGGGGTGACCACAACCTCCTTCTTGGGGATTCTGAGATGACaaagggaccctaaagaccaTGAAGGGGCCCCTGAGCCCCTTACCCCCAAATATCCTGAGGAGCCCCGCCACCTCCCGCCCTAGAGGTGTAAAGGACGCTCCGGAGACCCCCGAAACTTCCACTGCCGAGGCTCAGGGAGAAGGGTAAAGGACCCTAAGTGCGGGTATAAGAATTCCTAGGGcctggaaggggctggaaaCCAGGACTCACCGACAGCGTTGACCCCCTCAAAACCCCTCCGCTCCCTTCGGCCGCCGCCGGGATAAAGGGGGGCAGCGTGCGGCGCGCGGAGGGTTATGGGGGAGGCGCGTACCACACGTGGCGCCGGGGGGGGGGTGGCGAAGGGGGTGCGCGATGGGGAGACTACGTGTAGCATATACAGTGCGGGACCTGTCTCCCCCCACAATAAAAGGAACATGTGGAACATCACGGGGCGGTGGAAGCGGGATGCGCGGACCACCCACCCGTAACAATTAGGTTGCGCtgccccccccccttttccttgCCAAGTTGGATTCGTTCTCATACCTCCGCCAGCGCCCGTGGGTTGTACCACTCTGCGAAAAGGGAGGTGCACCACCTCGCTGCTTCCCCCAcactgcttccctccctcccccgggCTGATCCCCTGTTACGGGAGGAGTTACGGGGAGGGGGAGCCCCCGAACTGTGCGTGCGGCGCGCTGTCTCCCTCCGCGCACCGCTTCTCCCTCCCGTGAAAGCCAAGTGGAACAGCTCAGCGGGGAAAgcggaggggggggggaggcaGCGGGGTGGCGCTCACCTCCCTTTTCGCAGAGTGGTACAACCCACAGGCGCCGGTGGAGCTAGGAGGAAGAATCCAACTTGGCGAGGAAAAGGGGGGGGAGTGGAGCAACGTAgtggttggggggggggggggtgcgcGCATGCGGGGGATTGGAGAGGAGACAAAGGCGCCGCCgcgccccccccaccccatccccgCATCCCTCCCCGGTTATAACGCGCCCCCCATTCCCATGGATGCGGGGGTCGCTCCATGCCCGGGGGGGAGCCGGAGGAGGGCGGGGGAATGGCGGGAGGGCGgcgggcaggaggaggaggaggaggaggtggaggcgGAGGCAGCAGCGCATCACCCGGGGGGGTGTCGGTGAAGATGTCGCTTCGTCGCGCCTACTCCATCAAGGACAAGCTCCAGGCCATCGAGAGGGTGAAGAAGGGCGAGCGCCAGGCGTCGGTGTGCCGGGCTTTCGGGGTGCCGGGGGGCACGCTCAGGGGGTGGCTGAAGGACGAGGCGAAGCTGCGCTGGTTCCTGGAGCAGCTCGGCGGCGAGGTGGGCACCCAACGCAAGAAGATGCGCTTGGCCAACGAGGAGGAGATTGACCGCGCCGTCTA
This window of the Corvus hawaiiensis isolate bCorHaw1 chromosome 26, bCorHaw1.pri.cur, whole genome shotgun sequence genome carries:
- the EEF1D gene encoding elongation factor 1-delta isoform X4 — encoded protein: MRTRKTPCSVDKVWLEKHRHNEAEREAPEPEAVNGICHEDSLEGEFKGDPKKPRNGKKQRKRKRSPKPKAQDSKLDAILAGMSAEHVWFDKPLYDRAENVYRKKLADSQSRESPETGKMAQESPAVATSKSSQDIPKPRMLPVCSHGSLAACHHVVQGVWINKLDFDKAERAFMEKSQFFLPPSVLAIPSVCANSRLGTPDEGYGTALPTPATPGLAPAIPNSSVASIPSLPSSDQQTVNGKPQISNWEVLASEVWLEKPLYDDAEKNFYEKMLDGHPSDKIQQWQRGCPEASKTHNLGKQMGISTNPQLPSSPKENATCCFFLHKDSESVWLNKVTYDRAESRYFALEAARAAEKTGIQESAAENPSHPAAPSIPAPEMKKMAVDYFLHDKIWFEKYKYDDAERRFYEQMNGPMGGSSRQQSASTTSSGAAGDQNELLSRISHLEVENQNLRSVVADLQMAIFKLESRLNALEKSSTSHQPSPVPPTQKVEPFSIPSKKVELPAKKAEPAAAEDDEDDDIDLFGSDDEEEDQEAAKVREERLRQYAEKKAKKPGLIAKSSILLDVKPWDDETDMAKMEECVRSIHMDGLVWGASKLVPVGYGIKKLQIQCVVEDEKVGTDILEEEITKFEDYVQSVDIAAFNKI
- the EEF1D gene encoding elongation factor 1-delta isoform X3, producing MRTRKTPCSVDKVWLEKHRHNEAEREAPEPEAVNGICHEDSLEGEFKGDPKKPRNGKKQRKRKRSPKPKAQDSKLDAILAGMSAEHVWFDKPLYDRAENVYRKKLADSQSRESPETGKMAQESPAVATSKSSQDIPKPRMLPVCSHGSLAACHHVVQGVWINKLDFDKAERAFMEKSQFFLPPSVLAIPSVCANSRLGTPDEGYGTALPTPATPGLAPAIPNSSVASIPSLPSSDQQTVNGKPQISNWEVLASEVWLEKPLYDDAEKNFYEKMLDGHPSDKIQQWQRGCPEASKTHNLGKQMGISTNPQLPSSPKENATCCFFLHKDSESVWLNKVTYDRAESRYFALEAARAAEKTGIQESAAENPSHPAAPSIPAPEMKKMAVDYFLHDKIWFEKYKYDDAERRFYEQMNGPMGGSSRQQQKTPARSKEAPCAHPKKQSRRSASASTTSSGAAGDQNELLSRISHLEVENQNLRSVVADLQMAIFKLESRLNALEKSSTSHQPSPVPPTQKVEPFSIPSKKVELPAKKAEPAAAEDDEDDDIDLFGSDDEEEDQEAAKVREERLRQYAEKKAKKPGLIAKSSILLDVKPWDDETDMAKMEECVRSIHMDGLVWGASKLVPVGYGIKKLQIQCVVEDEKVGTDILEEEITKFEDYVQSVDIAAFNKI
- the EEF1D gene encoding elongation factor 1-delta isoform X1, translating into MRTRKTPCSVDKVWLEKHRHNEAEREAPEPEAVNGICHEDSLEGEFKGDPKKPRNGKKQRKRKRSPKPKAQDSKLDAILAGMSAEHVWFDKPLYDRAENVYRKKLADSQSRESPETGKMAQESPAVATSKSSQDIPKPRMLPVCSHGSLAACHHVVQGVWINKLDFDKAERAFMEKSQFFLPPSVLAIPSVCANSRLGTPDEGYGTALPTPATPGLAPAIPNSSVASIPSLPSSDQQTVNGKPQISNWEVLASEVWLEKPLYDDAEKNFYEKMLDGHPSDKIQQWQRGCPEASKTHNLGKQMGISTNPQLPSSPKENATCCFFLHKDSESVWLNKVTYDRAESRYFALEAARAAEKTGIQESAAENPSHPAAPSIPAPEMKKMAVDYFLHDKIWFEKYKYDDAERRFYEQMNGPMGGSSRQQENGASTILRDIARARENIQKSLAGQKTPARSKEAPCAHPKKQSRRSASASTTSSGAAGDQNELLSRISHLEVENQNLRSVVADLQMAIFKLESRLNALEKSSTSHQPSPVPPTQKVEPFSIPSKKVELPAKKAEPAAAEDDEDDDIDLFGSDDEEEDQEAAKVREERLRQYAEKKAKKPGLIAKSSILLDVKPWDDETDMAKMEECVRSIHMDGLVWGASKLVPVGYGIKKLQIQCVVEDEKVGTDILEEEITKFEDYVQSVDIAAFNKI
- the EEF1D gene encoding elongation factor 1-delta isoform X2, whose translation is MRTRKTPCSVDKVWLEKHRHNEAEREAPEPEAVNGICHEDSLEGEFKGDPKKPRNGKKQRKRKRSPKPKAQDSKLDAILAGMSAEHVWFDKPLYDRAENVYRKKLADSQSRESPETGKMAQESPAVATSKSSQDIPKPRMLPVCSHGSLAACHHVVQGVWINKLDFDKAERAFMEKSQFFLPPSVLAIPSVCANSRLGTPDEGYGTALPTPATPGLAPAIPNSSVASIPSLPSSDQQTVNGKPQISNWEVLASEVWLEKPLYDDAEKNFYEKMLDGHPSDKIQQWQRGCPEASKTHNLGKQMGISTNPQLPSSPKENATCCFFLHKDSESVWLNKVTYDRAESRYFALEAARAAEKTGIQESAAENPSHPAAPSIPAPEMKKMAVDYFLHDKIWFEKYKYDDAERRFYEQMNGPMGGSSRQQENGASTILRDIARARENIQKSLAGSASTTSSGAAGDQNELLSRISHLEVENQNLRSVVADLQMAIFKLESRLNALEKSSTSHQPSPVPPTQKVEPFSIPSKKVELPAKKAEPAAAEDDEDDDIDLFGSDDEEEDQEAAKVREERLRQYAEKKAKKPGLIAKSSILLDVKPWDDETDMAKMEECVRSIHMDGLVWGASKLVPVGYGIKKLQIQCVVEDEKVGTDILEEEITKFEDYVQSVDIAAFNKI